The Gadus macrocephalus chromosome 1, ASM3116895v1 DNA window ATTAATAGTTCAGAACAAAAAAGTAGTAAATTAGATTAGAGTTAGAATTTAAACATTGTAACCCACATAACCACACAGTTATTATTACACTCAACCAGAGTCATGGGAATTTAAAAGATTTGATGGGCACATCTTTCAGATGGATAATGGACCACTAATGAATTGAACGGCTTTCACAGTGAGATGTGAGATGAGATCTATAGTGAATGCTTTGTGTTTGCCTTCAACACAGCAGAATCAGGATGGCACTTCAACTCTGCATCCATATCAAAGACATGTGTAGAATCTCTAATTACCAGTTCTTCTTCCCCAGAAGGAAGAATGAGCTCCCATCAGGAATGGGGACGATCTTCTCTTTAGGCCCAGAGAACTCTGGTTTCAGAGGAGCCACTCCTGCAGCACAAGAACAATCCAATAAACCGATAGGCCTTCAGACAGCGTGAGCAGCCTTCTGCAACAGTGCCCTCCCCACTCACCCTCCAAGCCCTCGATGGCTCTGAGCTCCTCGTTCTCCTGCCAGTCATCTTCTTCGTTCTGCACAGGTGGAGAACAAAGACacaatttttttctttcagtGACTTCCATTTTTATCAGAAGGCACAGTCAAGGTTACAACATATATTTTACCCCTGCATCttcatcctccttctcctcatcttcATCCCATTCGTCGTCTTCCTCTTTTTTCTCCCTACAAATCAGACATGACAGTTACAGAGGAGTCGGTCTGACTGAAAACACACGACAGCTCTGTGACGCTGCCAATTAACCTACATAAAAGAATGTACATTCAATGACCCTTAATCTGAGATTTATGTATGCCTTATAAAACCTCCACTGAGAACGCTACTTACTCCTCTTTCTTTTTACCGCCTCCGCCTGCCAAATTGTCCACAGCGATAGCCAAGAAGACGTTGAGAAGGATGTCTGGATTTACAGTTAAAGATCCACTTTATACATCCAATAATTAATAGTAAAATCAGACTCCCAGTTTGAATAACCACGTGATGGTGTTCTTAGAAAGGATACAGTTACCGCAGACGAAGAGGATGACAAAGTAAATGCACACCACCATGTTGGGGAAGATGGGCCCTCCGTACGCCATGATGCCGTCGTACATCACAGCGTTCCAGTCCTCCCCGGTGAGGatctgcacacagacacacagacacacagacacacagacgggtgggtagacagacagacagggaggcagGCAGACGGTCAAGGATGCAGAAAAATAGtcaaacagaaagacacacagacagacataaagagagaaagacagaaagtccacaaaaggaagaaagaaagaaagaaaacaatgaatgaatgaatcaatgaaTGAATGGTGACCGATCTGTCAATGAGACAGGATCATGTGATCCGCTCATGAAGCATGGAGAGGGATTGGCCATGTTTTGCTCCATAACAGAGCTGCTAACCTGGAAGCAGGTGAGCAGGGCCTGTGGGAAGGAGTCGAATGTGCTCCTCTTCATCTGAGTCTCGTCAAAGTTGAATTTGCCTCCGAACAGCTGCATGCCCAGCAGGGcgaagatgatgaggaagaggaagagcaggagcagcagggagCAGATAGCCTTCATGGAGTTCAGCAGAGAGTTCACCAGATCTGACAGGGCCGCCCAGTGCCTGGCAACACAAGACAACAGCTTTTACAAAAGGAATCAGAGAGCACCTTGTTATAAACAGACGGTCTCTCGATGTCATCCTCAGATAAGTCCTCTAGCGGTGCTTCCAATCTTCTCCATCTTCCATGCAGCGGGCCAGTTCGCCAGTGTTTTCTGCAGTATGTTGGTGTGGGGCGCCCTGGTGGTCGACCCCGTGTGTTGCTCCCCACAGCACCAGCCGACTGGCTGGGAGCTCCCAGTGTCTCTGGCTACGACCGCCCAGTCTCTTTTCTCTGGGTGATACCTTCTCCTTCTCAGTCAATTGAGTGACGCTTGATGTTGCTTCATTCAATGTTTCTttcaaatgttaacatttggaTATGAATTTGGAATTCGATTCTGAGGTGCTGATTCAATTACTACTCATATATACGACTCTCATAGCACAATACTGACAGTTTGTTCTGTTGTTGATCAATTAACAGCAAATAATTTCGTTTTAAATTTTTTGTATTTGTGGATACAAATGTCAAAATGAACCAACTTTAGAGACTTTAGATTTTGATTAAAGGCATCATTTGAACCCAGCCTCAGAGCTGCTATTAGAACCTTAATGACCAGCCCTGGACCCAACGAAGTCCATGAACCTGAGAGGACGTGTCTCACCgggtcatcttgaatatcctGAGCAGCCGGATGCAGCGCAGCACGGAGATGCCGATGGGGGGGATGaactccagctccaccagcagcGTCTCCAGGATGCCGCCGCACACCACGAAGCAGTCGAAGCGGTTGAACAGCGCCATGAAGTAGATCTGCAGCCCGAAGGCGTACATCTTCATGGACATCTCCAGCgtgaacagcagcagcaggatcTTATTGGCGCGCTCTGGGGCACAAGGAGGTACGTTTGATGTCTTCTTTATTACTGGACCCTTTATGTTCATTAATACACAAGCAAAGGTTCTATATTTTtccctttattattttgtttttgttttcctgtATTGTATGGTGTATGATTATCTGATATTGTTAGAGTACGGTGGGTACTATGGAGGAGGGCTGTGGGAGGAGGCGgggtgtgggcggggctgacCTTGCATCTCGGTGAGCCACGTGGGCTGGCCGTAGTGCTCGGAGGCGCTGGCCACCGTGTTGAGGAACACCAGCAGCAGGACCAGCCAGTAGAAGTTGTTGGTCTTCACGGCCACGCGACAGTTCTTCCTCATGGTGTGGTTCAGCTGGCACAGCTGGTCGCTGGGCGACGGGACAAAACAAGGGGTGACTCACCGGGAGAGGGGCTCGAGTGGTAAAACACACTGGGGGTTTACAGGCTATTTCTGTGTCTTTTATGGACAGGGCAGTGAAGAGAGACATGGAAGTGGGTTGAGGGAGAGATGGCTGGCGGTGCATTTGattaacattttttttattcttaaaTTACTTTACTTATATCAAATGAAATATCAAATGACTCACCAGAAACTGTTGGCCATCATCTTTGCCCTGTGAGCAAGGAGAAAACAAACGTATTATTCAGGAGAGCAATtcttacaaaacacacaacattttTAGACGTTATACGTTGTTCTTGTCTTACATCAAGGAAGCGCAGAAGCCGTTGTCATCATCGAGATATGCGATGTCGTCGTCAGAATCCGACTCTATTTAAAGAGAGAGTCGGGGCCATCTTATATAAGTAGTCTAAATCAACTAAACGTGCTAAAGAGTGGAAACAGAAGGAGCAGAAAGATGGCAGACATACCTCCATCCTCACTCTGTTTGTACCAGCCAAACttcttcatcatcttcttcttGGCTATTGCAGCACCTTTAGAAACGGAAGAGGGTTACAGCACTTAAAAtgcatgtttgtgagtgtgtgtgtacattggttaaaaaaattatatatttcaatatataGATACATGTCATTTGATTACAGAGGTGTACACAAGGTCCCTGTGTTTGTTGGTTCATGAGTGTGTTGATGCATATGAACAGTGCAGTTGTTTGGgggcataagtgtgtgtgtgtttatgtgtgtctgtgtgtttgtgtctgtctttgtttgtatttgtgtgtgtgtgtgtgtgtgtgtgtgtgtgtgtgtgtgtgtgtgtgtgtgtgtgtgtgtgtgtgtgtgtgtgtgtgcagtgatgCTCACGCTTGTTGCCCTCCTCGTCCACGTCCTCGGCCTCGATGAGCCAGTCCATGTAGCCGATCATGTCCTCCTCCATCTGCTTGCTCTCCTGGGCCTTCTGCAGCTCCCCGCGCGCCACCGCCTTCTCTCGCTCCTTGGAGAACTCTCTGCcagggcgcgcacacacacacacacacacacacacacacacacacacacacacacacacacacacacacacacacacacacacacacacacacacacataggagagcacacacacaagaacgcacccacacacacacacacacaaacacataggaacgcacacacacaggaacgcacacacacacacacacatagaatagcacacacacaggaacgcacacacacacacacacacacacacacacacaggaacgcacacacacacacacaaacacataggatggcacacacacaggaacgcacacacacacacacatacacataggaacgcacacacacacacacatacacataggaacgcacacacacacgaacgcacaaacacataaaggaacgcagacacacagaaacgcacacacaggaatgcACAAACAACGGAACGCACATgggcagacatgcacacacaaacacaaaaacacacacacagacacacgcacacacacacaggaacgcatacacgcaggcacacgcaaCAACGACATTTACATTCACACAGAATAGGAATGGAAGGATGTTATTATAAAATCAATTTCTTGTTTGTCCCTTATCTAATGGACAATAAATCCGACATAGATGTATGTGGATATGGTTTTACTCCATTTAGCTTGACACTACTATGGacagcagacacatacacaaaaaagcACGTTTTCACAATGGGTTTTCTCCACATACCCGCTCAACACACCCAATACGAGGTTGATGATGAAGAACGATCCAAAGATGACAAGAGACACAAAGTAGATCCAGGGAATCTCAAAGCCAATGGCGTCGTTCATCTGTGTAGAGGATGAAGCGCGGATAAGAagcaagagagagcaagtgGCAAGACAACACTTTAAAATAGTTTCCTATCAGAatgggaggcagaggaggatatAACATTCAGTATGCAGAAGGAATGGAAGAATCTAGTTACCCAGTAAAGCACATCTGTCCAGCCCTCCATAGTGATGCACTGGAACACGGTCAGCATAGCGAAGAATATGTTGTCAAAGTTTGTTATCCCACCGTTTGGCCCCTCCCACTTTCCCCTGCACTCTGTCCCATTGGACATGCAGAAGCGCCCGTTTCCCGCAAAAGCACAAGGTGTTGGGTCATCGTCCAGCATTAGTTCTAGAAGGCAGAAACAAAAAGTATTGAAATGCATTATAAGCGCATGCAAGTGCAAAATAATCAGTTTCTAATGTATATGTTCAAGCATGATCAGAAAACCACAAATTAACAATCTCTCTTTTATCTACTtaacggtctgtctgtctgtctgtctgtctgtctgtctgtctgtctgtctgtctgtctgtctgctagcTTGATTAGGTCCAGGTCAAAACAACACAACTCTAGGCCACACGTGGTACAGACGTAGGTGATCTGCGGTTTATGTCCAGACCTGAGCCCAGGTAGTAGCAGGTTTTGTGCATCCTGCCAATGAAGAGCTCCAAGCCGATGATGGCGTAGATGATGATGACAAACATGACCAGCATACCGATGTGGAGCAGAGGCACCATGGCCTTCATGATGGAGTTCAACACAATCTGGAGACCTGGTGCACAACACAGGAGATAAGACAATATCCCTCTTATTTTAACCCCAGACCGGAAATCAGGGTGTCACAGCAGAAAGATACTCATAGTTCATAAAACGATGGACTCAATCTGTAAAGAAGTGCCTTGGGGACCATGAGAACCTACTCGGCACTCCAGAGACCAGCCTGAGCGGTCGCAGCACCCTGAAAGCTCTCAGAGCTTTGACGTCCAACCCTCCAGGTTTGCCTGCAGCGTGGTGGGCCTCCCCTGGCTTGTGGTCCGTCATTCCCTCGGCCATCACACTGAACAGCctgcacgacacacacacacacacacacacacacacacatccacagtgaCATGTGACAACTCATCACATACGTGCCAGCGGTACATACGTATCATGCGACAGTGCATATCTACTGTATGTGTGTCAACATACCCGACGATGACGATGACAAAATCGAGCAAGTTCCAGCCGCTGCGTATGTAGGCGCTGGGGTGCATGACCAGGCCATAGGCCAGGATCTTAGTGAAGGTCTCGATGGTGAAGATGACCAGGAAGACGTACTCTACTTGTTCCTGAGCACACACAAGGAATAGGGAGTCTTCAGGCAAACTGTCCTATATTTTCCTTGTTAGGACAAGGGTGGATCTGACCTGAATGAGGCAGGAACCCTATTGCTTCATAGCTAGGGGTTATATTTTGGATACACACAGGAGAGGAAATGGGGTAAGTCATTGTGAGTATGGTCACCTTTATTACAAATACAAGAAGCTACTAGCGTTCTGATACTATCACTTTAGTTTACTTTTTCGCTGGACAATATTAGTCACTCCCTTTACTCCaaagaacaaaagaaaagaaaagtctGTGTGACGTATTTATCCCGGTGGCTTTGTAACCTCTTAACCCAGTGTCTATCCTGCAGGCTTAATCCGGTCACTGTATACCTTTTCAGTAACCTTCAGCCTAGTTCTGCTAATCAGTGCCACTGTCAGCTTTACGTCCTACTGGCACAGTAGAGAACCTGACCGACTGCGTGAGCCACGATGACTTGTTAattgcaaaacacaaacacaggtgttgCTCATAACACTAATTTTCTGTAACTTTTATGCACCAGGGCACAGTAGACCAAACAAGAGGAGATAAACCACATTGACCATGTACCACATTCCTGGTTATAAAAGAGCAGACCCTTCATTAGTATTATGAGCTATACATGGGTTTGTCTTACGTGAAGAGGGTCTTTAGTCCCATTACGTGCTGTGATCCAACCATCATTAAAAAAACACTCCTTTGTTGATAAGCAATGTGCTTTTTAGTTGAATACGTAATGAAAGTTTAGTGATGTACAGGGGAAggagaaaaacagagagagagagagagagagagagagagagagagagagagagagagagagagagagagagagagagagagaggaagaaagcaaGCAGATGGTAAGTGTCATTATTCCTGAGAGGATCACCTGACCTCTGACTGACCACAACTTTTTCTTCCTTAATGTCATTATCCTTTAACAGAACTATTACCCTCTCGGTAATAGCTGCTGTCAAAATAATTGTACTAGAGGCTACACTCATTTCATTAATCACATGAAATGtgacacattttattttttaattaagataTATTCTTAAGGTATATTCTATAATATACTGAACGTATTTTTCCTTTAAATATATGCATTAAGGATGTATCTATAATTTTTGTTCAAGTgcaggtatgtatgtatgtatgtatgtatgtatgtatgtatgtatgtatgtatgtatgtatgtatgtatgtatgtatgtatgtatgtatgtatgtatgcatgtatgtatgtatgtatgtatgtatgtatgtatgtatgtatgtatgtatgtatgtatgtatgtatgtatgcatgtatgcatgtatataaatTTATGTATTAATGAATGCATGCAAGTTTGTCgatctgtcggtctgtctctccATACATCTAATGCCATACGTTCAAGTCATGGTGGTTTTTGTATTATACTTGCATTGATACAAATCCACATTTGTGGAGATAACTCACCAGATTGTGATTGGTGGCGTTGGAGTCATCGTCTGGGTAGGGTTTGGTGACTCCCATAGCGACACAGTTGGCGAAGATGGCGAGCAGGATGAATATATCGAAAGGCCTGCAGGACTGGAGTCAAGGACTGAATAACAACAACTAATAACACAATTTAAATCTAGGGTAGGCAAGTCAGATAATCCTGGGACGGCAAATACGGACATAGAAGCAAAAGAAATGAGACAAAGCCACTCCCCAAAAACACATGAATGGCTTGCTAGCTTTAGAAACAGGTGCCAAGCCTTTGTGCAAGGTCCGGTCATTTGCCATGAGTACAGGGCGAGGGTGCAGTCAGGTAAGCGGGCAGGTGAATAGAGAGTTCATTTAATTCGGGCCAAACTAAATGACTGGACGGGTTTATTACCGGCCTATGACAACCAAAGATACCAGATTTTTCTAATCAGGTCAAAGCATTTGATTCATTGCTTGGTGTTGGGATGTtaagagaatttcaacaaatatgacaacaaaaaaaatgcataagTAAATTGCCTACGTAAACAACGCCCAAATGAACGCACGCAGCCCACAGGATATTTCCATTCGACGAGGGCCAGGGCGGCCATGCGGATGGGGTTGCTGAGGGTGAGGCAGCAGAGGGCTCGGGGGGCCCTGAGGGCCGACTTGTTGGCCTGGATGGCCTTCTtggcccccccgcccctcttccTGGCCGAGCCGCTGGAGCCCAGGGTGTCCGACTTCCCGCCATCTCCCTCGTTGGCGGCATCTGTGGTGGagcacagagaaacacagagagtaCAGTAAACAGGCATCTGTGGTAGAGAACAGAACCAGAGAAATACAGAGGGTACAGCAATtagtacagtatagtacagtacagtacagtcaTCAGTCATCTGTGGTAGAGCACAGACCCGGAGAAATACAGAAAGTACAGTAAACAGTCATATTGTCATTCAATTACGTGATCAGCAACGGACATTTGCTGAGGCTGCTTGAGCCTGTTCCTAGGGGTTGGAATAGCTGAAGTGACCAGGCTCATTGTGTGCATTTTGGCCCGAATCTTAATGTATGTTACAGTTATCAAGTAATTATACAAGACATGCCCCCATAGCCATGCAGgactattttttatttcaagAGGATGCATTGAATAAGATGAGTTGTGACCTACATCTTTATTGGGAGCAGCATGATACATAGCCCCACATTTAGCTGTGAACATCTGTTGGCCAGTGGCTGCAGGTAATAATATCAATTGTAAGGCCTATAAATTATCAACCAGTACTAGGCAATGTAAATAAATGAGACACCAATTAGGCCGACCCTTTTACAAGATTAGTGAAATGACAATATATAATGATCATTGTATCATAATTGTCAAGTCCTATTGAATTGACGTTGTAGTTCAAGGTGTAGCAAACAAAGCTTTTATAATAACCAAATCAAAAACACGTTATCAGCTGTCAATCCAAATGGCTTCAAATACTGCCTACAGTCACCTACTACACTTGTTTACCTACGGAGTCAATAGTCCATCATATGATATTTAGGAGGGATAGTTGCTTGGCAAGCAGCTTATTAACTGGAAAGATTGGTTTTCAATGTAAATCCTCAGAGATACTAAAACTTTAGATTAATCAATTTAAACCTACCTTTTTTCCCCGCGTCCATGTCGGTAGTTCAACGCTACGAGTTCAAATCCAACCATGAACTCTTCAAAGGAAATGCGATGCACCATAAGCCAAATAACTGGATATCTCAAACATAACAGAAGAGCAGTTTGCAAAGAAAGCGTGGATACATACACCGGGTATCAAGTCATCTCCCATTCAGCAGCGGGGTTGGCGGTACAGCCATTCCCCTGACCTTAACACATGAAACCTTCAATTAAAAGTAAAGTTAAGGTTTCTAGCCAATCGCCCCAAGTTATTGGGTTAATTAGAGCTGTCACGTTTAAACACGCAGGAGAAGACACGAAACAAAAGTATTCCTTTGGAGAAGCTGCCTTATTCGCGGTGGTCAACCCTCGGGATTATACTAATTGAGCCGTTTAAAAAGGATGACAGTGTGAATCGTCCATGTTGTGGTGAGGTCAGTTCAGGAAACTGGTGCTATCAGGTCTTTCAGttaaataaaatcgtataaggTTTAGATTTGATCTGGAAATGCTCTGTGTCGATGGGTTAGTCCTTTATAAAAGTTTATAAATACGATTGAGAACCTCGGACAGCAACTATGAACACCTGGGGGTGTAAAACCAGGTCTGAAGCGCTAGGGGGCGCAGCTCTCTCTGAAATGGGGTCATTCGTTTCTCGGTCAGCAGGTATCCATGCATGGTCTTCACTGGACTGCTGAAGCCAGCTCTTGAAAATTACTTTAATGaagacatgaaaaaaatcaagACATCAAGTTCAACTGAAGCTGGTTTCTTTAATACCTTTGAATGAGCACTACAATTGAGAATATAGAAAGGCCTATATAGGTTCAAAAGTGTGAAATAAGTTTATAATGTGGGTTGTTTGGTCGTTTGCTTGTTAAAAATAAACCGATCCATTTTcatacaaatacatgtaaaaTGCAATCAATGTTAATTACAGCGTTGCACATTCATCAATTAAATAATCTATTGTTCAAATTCTGAAAGGTAAGTTGTTCGCAGCTTGATAgggaaatgaaaaaataaacatttacatgGTTGCATATTTTCAAGATGTACAGATCATCATGTATTTTGAAGCAAAAGCTTAGTAAACATGGTATATCTTAAACTCTAAATATCATATTAAATATTAGTAACGTCAATTGAGTTTTTGACCAAATTCATGTTTCAACCCCAGCTGCATCAAAGGCAATTTGCTCAACGCCTCATTCGGCGACAGATATTGACTTAATTTACATTTCTTTACGTCTCGATATTGTCACTTTAGGGACTTGACTAATAATAGACCAAACTTTAAATGTACTAATAAATTCATAACATAAATGTACCTTGCTTACATACCTAGATGTAACTGACAAAACTAACAACATGAAtaacttaaataaataaataactatctCTTTGGTCATAAAGAGAGAAACACATATATACTTTAGTTCACTACAATAATCACAAAATGTGCAGATGTTGCGAAATTTTCGACAGCAGCAAAATGCAATGAATAACAGATAAACACCTAAAGTCCACATTACCATTCAGTCCTGAGGAAATGAGTTAAAGTGCAACTATGCAGGAGTGAAGTCAGCCTCTCTTCCTAGTCTTCCTTGTAAAACCGCTTGTGGTTTACTGTGGCTGTGCCGGGGCCTGGCTGCCTTAATTGTGACAGGGCCTTGCTCTACCAGCCCGCTTTCTGACTTGCATCTTTTGGAGGCAACTGGTCCGGATCTTCTATGAAAGGACCTGCTGAGGGATGGAGAAGAAAAGTAACATGAAGTAGACCAATGCTCACCAAATGTACTTTTTATGACTACTTCAAAGATTTTGCCAAAGCAATTGTTAAAAATGAGGTTGAATAACACGTCTAGGGATACACATTGGTTTGAGTAAAATAAATGCTTGCTGGTTAAAGATTGTCCcgaagtataataaaaaaatgttaaaCCAAATTTACGGTTTTGAAATTGCTGTGCTGTGTATCTGGTAAGCAGAATCCCAAAGCCTTCAATTAATGCAAGCAAAATCCCTCCCATCATGGCAGAGCCCATCATGGCAAAGGGTCCACCTAGAGACATAAACACAACATCGTCAACTGACAATTATTACTAGTATTAAATGTAGGGAAGCAGTATTAGTGCTTGTGTATCTGGTTGCATCTGGCAGCACTTACTCCGTGCTGCCAGGACGGCCCCAGTCATCGCTCCACTCGTGATGGAGTTCCAGGGgtcctctttccctctcagACGTACCAAACCACAGTCAATGGTGGAGAaaagccccccccacacagcaaAGCTGCCTGCAAAACATACCCCAGATAGACCAGCCGGAATCAGCAATCTGTGACTGGTAAGCACTGAGTTGCAACTACAATATCATATTatgaagagaggaagaagaaacaGATGGTTTTCACACAGAAAACACTCCTGCTCACCTCCAATCTGTGGAGCTCGTGTTCGTACAGCACTTACACTACCTTTCAGTCTGTGTCGGACACCCTGTATtgatacatacataaatacaaatatgagTTACATTTAAGCTaatttatagtgtgtgtgtgtgtgtgtgtgtgtgtgtgtgtgtgtgtgtgtgtgtgtgtgtgtgtgtgtgttaatgtactgtaaatgtactgtaatgtTTGGCAGGTGATAATAGGAAAGTTATAATGTTGCTTACCACAGGGGCATTGCGAAATCCCTTAATGACCTGGAATACGCCTCCACCGATTGCACCCATCGTGAAAGCACCCCCACAGTCATCCACTATCCTCCAGGGACTGAACAGATGTGGAGGAATGCAGAGGGGGAAATATCAACCGTAAACAAAACACATCTGATAATCTAGACATACTACATTTATCATACATACTTTGATGGTTTACATGATGGTTTTTATATGGAAGGTCATACAGTTCTTATATATCAGGTTATATATTGTTAACAGATTGTCGTTGGAGTGACCTCCTCTAGGCACTAGGCTGTTTAACTCCATCATTGACCCTCCTACTACTAAGCTGTCTGGGAGTCAGCTGGTTACTGTTGAGTTTTAGAATGAATTTATTTGTTATATTTCCGATAAGATTAGAAATATGCGATTGAGATGCCAAGCAATGCACTGTATAGTTGTTCAACACAGAGACGGAATCTGTCCTGTCAGCTATTACCGATAAAGGGAATGTTTCGTTCATACTTTACCAAGGTTCACGGGCATActcctccatgtttgttgtCGTCAGGGAGTGTGACGTCATCAACACGCGTCATGCGTTCGGCGAGCAGTGGGCATTCTACTCGACTTGATGTAAACTAAAGATCTATCTTACAGACATAAGGTATTCTTTAAATAATTTCTTGTTCACCCTTAACAtttcattttttggggggggggggggggggggtaagcaaTTGTTGCATCGAATAGGGGGATCTGTGTCTCAAACCAAACCGCACATTTCGTAATGCAATGTGTGTAAGTTACTACATTCAGAATATTTGTCTACATAAACAGGGCTGTCCAAATCTAAAGTACAATCCGCAGTATTGTATTACATTAAtcgattatatatatatatgtatttatctccatgtattaatgtattaatcaaCTCGTGTTATTGGAATGGATGCAACCTTTATTCTTTTCAGCCGAGTTTACCATACACTATTTGGTCTAAGGATGCCTCTACCTCCAGCATTGCTGGCTCGCTTGGCCAAGAGAGGGATTGTCAAACCATCAGAACAAGGTAACATTATCAAAAGAATAATCAATGTATCTTTATCATTGATGTCATATGTTGCCAATCACATTTCTTTCTTGAACAAATTCAGATGTAGATGAGGAGATCATTGCTGAGGACTATGACGACAACAACGTAGACTATGAGGCAACCAGACTAGAGAATCTGCCCCCAAACTGGTACAAAGTGTTTGACCCTATATGGTAAGTCAATCGTGGTACATATCTGTTCAGATAACTTTATGAATGAAGAATTCTGTTCTTCCTATGGCTGCCATGTTTCTCTGGTCGGGATCTGGCCTCAATTAATCCTTTGTCCATTTTCATGTTTTCTTACAGTGGACTTCCTTATTACTGGAATGTAGAGACGGATATGGTTGCCTGGTTATCCCCAAATGACCCAACTACCCTCATTACTAGAGCTGCCAAGAAACTAAGAGGTAGACATTGAAACCAATCGTAAATGTGCAGCTACGACTTGAGTTTCTTCTTTGTAATTAAAggctattttatcttcttctttTAGTAGATGTAGGTGCGGAGGAAAGAGTGGAGAAGCCATTTGAGAAGCCTGACAGAGAACCAGAGCGGGAGCGACCACCAGAGCGACaatgggagagggagcgggagagggatgACGGCAGGGATCGAGAGAACAGAAGAAAGCCGAGGAGGGATGACATTGCACCCTACAACAAAGGCAAAAGAGGTGATGCAATCTACCGTTCTGTTACATTGATATCAAAACTATCACTAGCATGATGTATTTAGTCTGGAAGTGTGGCCTAACAA harbors:
- the LOC132461366 gene encoding voltage-dependent L-type calcium channel subunit alpha-1C-like, with the protein product MDAGKKDAANEGDGGKSDTLGSSGSARKRGGGAKKAIQANKSALRAPRALCCLTLSNPIRMAALALVEWKYPVGCVRSFGRCLRRQFTYAFFLLSYLLKFS
- the timm17b gene encoding mitochondrial import inner membrane translocase subunit Tim17-B isoform X2: MTSHSLTTTNMEEYAREPCPWRIVDDCGGAFTMGAIGGGVFQVIKGFRNAPVGVRHRLKGSVSAVRTRAPQIGGSFAVWGGLFSTIDCGLVRLRGKEDPWNSITSGAMTGAVLAARSGPFAMMGSAMMGGILLALIEGFGILLTRYTAQQFQNRPFIEDPDQLPPKDASQKAGW
- the pqbp1 gene encoding polyglutamine-binding protein 1 isoform X1, producing MPLPPALLARLAKRGIVKPSEQDVDEEIIAEDYDDNNVDYEATRLENLPPNWYKVFDPICGLPYYWNVETDMVAWLSPNDPTTLITRAAKKLRVDVGAEERVEKPFEKPDREPERERPPERQWERERERDDGRDRENRRKPRRDDIAPYNKGKRGRKDDELDPMDPSAYSDAPKGNWSTGLPKRNEAKTGADVTAAGPLFQQRPYPSPGAVLRANAANQQPKDSP
- the pqbp1 gene encoding polyglutamine-binding protein 1 isoform X2; amino-acid sequence: MPLPPALLARLAKRGIVKPSEQDVDEEIIAEDYDDNNVDYEATRLENLPPNWYKVFDPICGLPYYWNVETDMVAWLSPNDPTTLITRAAKKLRDVGAEERVEKPFEKPDREPERERPPERQWERERERDDGRDRENRRKPRRDDIAPYNKGKRGRKDDELDPMDPSAYSDAPKGNWSTGLPKRNEAKTGADVTAAGPLFQQRPYPSPGAVLRANAANQQPKDSP
- the timm17b gene encoding mitochondrial import inner membrane translocase subunit Tim17-B isoform X1, with the translated sequence MTSHSLTTTNMEEYAREPCPWRIVDDCGGAFTMGAIGGGVFQVIKGFRNAPVGVRHRLKGSVSAVRTRAPQIGGSFAVWGGLFSTIDCGLVRLRGKEDPWNSITSGAMTGAVLAARSGPFAMMGSAMMGGILLALIEGFGILLTRYTAQQFQNPGPFIEDPDQLPPKDASQKAGW